A stretch of DNA from Flavobacteriaceae bacterium MAR_2009_75:
GTTAGAACCTACCGTGATAGAAGAAACCACTGCAACTGCCGGTGATCTCAATATAGATACAGAAGTAGGTTCAGTTACCGAAACTGTTAAAAACTACAGACACACCATTTCGATTACAGGGCTATCACTGACCAATTCACAAAATGAAAGTCTTACCGATTCTTCTACATTTGAATACGGCACCTTTACCACAAGTACGAGCAATAGTATCGAATTAGAAACACCGTTTTCAAATTACGGAGAAATCGAATCTTATGTCGAGTGTTTAGAAAACCCTTCTGATTCTAGTATTCGATTGTATAAAACAATAAACGATGAATTTATAACCCTAGATGTACCGATAGACTCATTGGCAAATATGGCGACCAACGATACGTTACCTCGAAAAATCAATTTAGAGACCGGACTATTTAGGTACGTAGTTGCCGACACTTTGGTTACATCTGATATGGCCTGTACCACAAATCCTTTGTCAGAAGATATCGAAGCATGGTATTTTAATTCTACATCGGGCAACCTAAACATTGAAACCGTTGAAAGCGAACCTGACACCGAGGGTACCATTACCTATACCCACAGCTTTACGCTAGACAGTCTTGTTCTTACGTTAAAGGCGAATGAAGAAGGTGAAAGCGATTCAACATTAGATCTTATAGAAAGTATTGAAATGGGCAGTTATACGACATTCGGCAATTAAATATTATGGTAGATATATACCTCTGTAGCGCCTAAACCATATTTCTGATAATCAGCATCGTAGTATTTGACGTTTTCATACCTTCTAAAAAGGTAGTAAAGCTCTTCTTTTAGCACTCCTTCACCTACCCCATGTATAAAAATTATCTTTTGAATTCGTTTGCGCATGGCAAACTCGAGTTGTCTTTTGGCGGTCTCTAACTGCAAATTGAGCATGTCGAAATTTGACAACCCCCTTGTAGAAGTGGTCAATTGGTTGATGTGAAGATCAACCTCCATTTTAGGCGCATTTCTCTCTTTAGATTTAATGGCTTTGCTCTGTCTCTTTTTTGTTTGCTCCTTTTCAGCCTTTATTTGTGATGCCTCGTAATGGCTAACTTGAATCTGTCCGCCCTCGATTATTACCAGTTCCGAAGGCATAAATTTTAATATAAAACCATCATTGGTTTCAATAGTAATTTCATTGCTATCGACCTTAACAACCTCTCCACCAATAATATCATCGATGGTCTCTACCCTATCTCCAACTGCAAAAACGCCCATATTTTATTTTATATCCACAAAAATAATGGTAATTTTCCTGAAAGAATTTCCGGCAAGCCAAAAATGTATCTGACCAGCTTTTTACTGAACATCGAAAATTATATGTTACCCTGCTTTACGAAAAAACTATGGGGTTTCGATTGCCCCGGTTGTGGCCTGCAAAGGTCAATGCTATTTCTAATAAAGGGCGATTTTGGTTCAGCGTTTGAAATGTACCCTGCCATCTATGTGCTCTTGCCTCTTCTTTTACTGTTAGTATTGGATAGTTTTTCAAAGCTAAAAATCAACAATTACATAATCGTTTTTCTAACCATAGCAAGTGTGGCCTTGATACTTGGCAACTATGTGCTAAAATTTATTTAATACGCCTTTAATTTATGGAACAACAAAAATTACCAAACGTAACCATAGCCCTTGTTTTGGGTATTGTCTCCTATCTTTGCTGCTGTTTTAGCATAGGGATCGGTGGAATAGTTCTTTCCGGTATTGCTTTCTTCTTAATTCTTAAGGATGAAAAATTATACAAACAAAACCCCGAAAACTATTCGAACTTCAGCCAATTGAAAACCGCTAAAATTGTGGCCATCATCGGTTTGGTTTTAGGTGCAATTGCCTTGGTGTGGACGATTTTCTCAATTTCGCAAATGGGCGGATGGGAAGCTTATATGGAGCAGACCCAAGAAATTATGGAACAATGGGGCATCGAACAAGAATAAGTATATCCACCTAAAACTAAAATATGAATCAAGAACCTTTACCTGGGGCAAGTACAGCTCTAACCATGGGTATTATCGGGGTAATCACCCCTTTTGTTTGCTGTGGGCCCTTTGCCTTAATCTTTGGCATAATCGGACTAAACAATGCCAAGAAAGCTGAACAGCTACATTTAGCTAATCCAGGCGTCTATTCCGGTTATGATAATGCTAAGACGGGCAAAACGTTATCTTATATTAGCATAGGGCTATCGATTGTGATGCTATTATTCACCATTCTCTATTTTGGTGCGATCATAGCTTTCTTTACTACTGACGGTTTTGGTTCAGGATTATAGAATTTAAAATAGTGCTACATAAAAAAAGTCCCTTCTAATCGGTTAGAAGGGATTTTTTTATACTAATGTGCGTCTTCAATTACTTCTCAAATTGCTTCAATGTCGATGTGATAATTGACACACACTCGCGCAACTGTTCTTTATTCATCACCAATGGAGGTGCAAAGCGAATGATATTACCGTGTGTTGGTTTAGCCAAAAGTCCGTTATCTCTTAAGGCTATACAAATGTCCCAAGCTGTGGAACTTTCTTCGGTATCATTAATCAATATAGCGTTCAACAATCCTTTGCCGCGTACTTCGTTTACGATGTTGGAAGTCGGTATAAACTTATTCAGTTCTTCTCTAAACAACTCGCCCAGCTTCATGGCATTTTCCGCAAGGTTTTCGTTTTTTACGACTTCCAAAGCTGCCATTCCAACAGCAGCAGCTACCGGGTTACCCCCAAAAGTACTACCATGATTACCCGGGCGAATAACACCCATGACGGCATCATCTGCCAATACAGCCGATACCGGGTAAGCCCCTCCTGAAAGTGCTTTTCCTAAAATTAAAATATCAGGTTTTACGTTTTCGTGGTCGACCGCCAACATTTTTCCAGTTCTGGCGATACCCGTTTGTACCTCATCGGCAATAAACAAAACTCCATACTTTTTACATAATGCCTTGGCCTTGCTTAAGTAACCCTCTTTAGGAACATAAACCCCGGCCTCACCCTGAATGGGTTCGACCAAGAAGCCGGCAATATTGGAATTGTTTTTTAGGGTTTCTTCTAGAACTTCAAGGTTATCATATTCAATTTTTAGGAAACCAGCGGTATAAGGTCCGAAATTTTTGCGGGCCACCTCGTCATTAGAAAATGAAATAATCGTTGTGGTTCGACCGTGAAAGTTATTCTCGCAAACTATAATCTGCGCCTCATTTTCGGCAATGCCTTTCTGCTCGTAAGCCCATTTTCTACACACTTTTAAAGCGGTTTCAACCGCTTCAGCTCCCGTGTTCATCGGCAACAACTTATCGAAACCAAAAGTCTCGGTAACGTATTTCTCATACTTGCCCAACATATCGTTATAAAACGCACGAGAGGTAAGGGTCAAGGTCTGGGCCTGTTCTGTCATCGCGCCCACAATTTTCGCGTGGCAATGACCTTGGTTTACAGCAGAGTAAGCCGAAAGAAAATCGTAATATTTTTTTCCTTCAACATCCCATACATAAACACCTTCTCCCCTATTTAGTACAACGGGTAATGGATGATAGTTGTGTGCACCGTACTTGTCTTCTAACGCAATAGCGTCTTCAGAAGTGATTTTTTCTAAAACTGACATGATAAAAATTACTTTAAATAAAACTTCAGTAATTCCTTCTATACCTTTTTCCTTTCGAGAGTTCGAAAATTCAGCGTAGGAGAGAAATCATCCTTGTAGAGCTACAAAGCTACAAAATATGGGCCAGACCGGCATAATTTTTCGGTTGTGCACTAGCAATTCTTAGGTGAAAAAAATGATACAAACTCGAATAGCAATAGGCCTAATTATCTCTTAAACGCAAGTCTCATTTTATAGAAACATCCTATTTTTGCGCCATGCGGAAAAATAGAAGGAAACAAGTTTTCGAAAATGTTGAAGTAATCGATGCTGGAGCAAAAGGTAAAACTATTGGCAAAGCACCTGATGGGCGGGTCATTTTCTTAACGAATACTGTACCAGGCGATGTTGTTGATGTACAGACCACCAAAAAAAGAAAAGCCTATTTTGAAGGCGTTGCAACTCAGTTTCATAAACTGTCCGACAAACGTGTTGAACCAGAATGTCAGCATTTCGGCGTTTGTGGCGGCTGCAAGTGGCAAGACATGGGGTATGAACATCAACTGTACTATAAGCAGAAAGAAGTAGAAAACAACCTTAAGCGGATCGGACATTTAGAACTTCCTGAAATCACCCCTATTCTAGGTTCAAAAGAACAATATTTCTATCGGAACAAAATGGAGTTCTCGTTTTCCGATAGCCGTTGGCTGACCTTAAACGAGATACAGTCAGATATTGAAATCACCGATAAAAATGCGCTAGGGTTTCATATTCCCGGTATGTGGGATAAAATACTTGACATCAAAAAATGTCATTTACAACGTGACCCATCGAATGCCATTCGCCTAGCCACCCGTAATTTTGCCGATGCGAACGGACTCTCATTTTTTAATCCGAGGCATCAGCACGGGTTATTGAGAACCTTAATGATTCGCACCGCATCTACAGGTGAGCTGATGGTATTGATACAGTTTTACGAAGATGACGTAGAGAAGCGAGAATTGTTACTCAATCATTTGAAAGATACTTTCCCAGAAATAACGGCATTGCTATATGTAGTCAACCAAAAGCAAAACGATACCATTTACGATCAAGAGATTGTTTGTTTTGATGGCCGTGACCATATTTTTGAGGAGATGGAAGGTCTTAAATTCAAAATAACCGCTAAATCTTTTTATCAGACCAATTCAGAGCAAGCATATCAGCTCTATAAAATAACTAGGGATTTTGCCGACTTAGATGGTAATGAATTGGTCTATGACCTGTACACCGGTACAGGAACCATTGCACAGTTTGTGGCTAAAAAAGCCAAAAAGGTGGTGGGTATAGAATCTGTTCCCGAAGCAATCGAAGATGCAAAGGCCAATGCAGAACGAAATCAAATTGAAAACGTAAATTTCTTCGTTGGAGATATGAAAAACGTATTCAATGAGACGTTTATTCAGCAAAATGGAATTCCTGACGTGATTATTACAGATCCGCCCCGAGATGGCATGCACAAAGATGTGGTGCAACAGATTTTAAACATAGCACCGGACAAAGTGGTCTATGTGAGTTGCAATAGCGCTACACAGGCTCGTGATCTTGCCTTGATGAAAGACGTTTACAAGGTAGCAAAGGTAAGACCGGTAGACATGTTTCCTCAGACCCATCACGTAGAAAATGTTGTACTTTTGAAAAAGATATGACCCTATGAACAAAATCAGAGTTGTAGTACTAATTTTCTTGGGTATACTTTCTTTTTCCGCATGTGAGAAAGACGATATTTGTACAGATGCTGATACCCCTAGTTTGGTCATTAGATTTTATGATATTGCCGACACCACTGAGTTTAAAGATGTAGACAACTTAATTATTCGTGGTCTTTTACCTGAAGGAGAACAAGATACTATTGACAATGCAGCGTTAGATTCTATAGTACTTCCTTTACGTGTCGATTCAAATACCACATCATTTACGCTTAGCCGTCAAACGTCAATCGATGATATTAACGTAGACACCTTAACCTTCAACTACATAACTAAAGAAATCTATCAATCTCGTGCTTGCGGCTATATAGTCAATTACGAACAATTAGAGCCAAATATTGTGCCTAGTGATAGTTTATGGATTCAAGAAATTAGGGTAGTAGATTCAACGATTCAAAATACAGCCTCGGCCCATGTTAAGATCCTACATTAGTATTTTATTTATTTGTACGGCATTTCTTGGGTATTCACAAGACAGGCCGATAGACCTCAACCGAAAAGACACTACAGTTTACAAACAACCTTATGGTCTTCGTGTAGGAATCGATTTGAGCAGACCGCTAATTTCATTTTTAGAGGATAATTACACAGGTCTAGAATTCGTAGGAGATTACCGGTTGAGCCAAAAATTGTATTTAGCAGGTGAACTGGGCAATGAGAAGAAAACGATAGGTGTTCGACTCGGCATTGATGAAACAACGGCGTCGGGAGACCTTTATAACTTTACGACATCGGGCAGTTATCTCAAGCTAGGAATAGATTACAATACCTATGGCAACTGGTATGGAGAACAGAATATGATTTATGTCGGAGGGCGCTACGCTTTCAGTACGTTCAGTCAGACCCTGAACAACTACAAAATTTTTAATATAGATCGGTATTGGAGTCCCGGAGATTTTACTGCAGGTACTGAACAAGTCGGCGAGTTTAGTGGCTTGACCGCATCTTGGTTAGAGTTTGTAGTAGGTATAAAAGCTGAAATCGTGAAAAATCTGTACTTCGGAGCTAGTGCTCGATTGGCTTTTTTGGTGACAAATAAAAACCCTGATAACTTCAGAAACCTATTCATTCCTGGGTTCAATAAAGTAACAGATGGTAGTAAATTTGGCGTCGGCTACAATTATTCCATTTCATATTTGATACCTCTTTATAAGAAAGCCAAGGCTCCGGAAGAACCTAAGGTCTTGAGCCGGCAAGCACCTCCGCCACCACGACCCAACCAATCATCCCAGAACTAACACCTTTTAATCTGCTTTCTGGTATTTTGCTTTCTTACTGCCTTCGTACATTACATATTTGACCAAACGCGACTCAAGGTGGCTATTGAAAACCTTGATTTTTCTCGATGGTCGCAGCCCAACATATTTTAAGGCTTCTAAGTTAGATGTAATGAACCAAGCCTCTGTACCCGGGTAACTTTGCTTTAAGGTATCACCTATAGAACCATAAAATTCTTCCATATCAAGGTTTAGACGTTCACCATATGGTGGATTAAAAACCATGTGCAATTTAGCATCTGTAAACTTCTCAGTTTGAAAAAAATTCTTGCGTTCTATAGTAATATAATCCGATAAATTGGCATTGGCCGCATTATCCGTTGCTTTTCTGACTGCGGAAGGAGCCTTATCATAACCAATTATTTTATGATGAAACTCGCGCGTTTTGTTCAAGCATACATCAACAATTTTATCGAACAGAGATTCATCAAAATCATTCCATTTTTCAAAAGCAAACTCCTTACGATTGATATTTGCGGGAATATTACATGCAATCATTGCCGCTTCGGTTAAGAAGGTTCCACTTCCACACATAGGATCCAAGAAGTCGCACTGACCATCCCAACCGCTCATCAGTAAAAGACCGGAAGCTAATACTTCATTAATTGGTGCAATATTGGTCGCAGTTCGATAACCTCTTTGGTGCAACGACCTCCCCGAACTATCTAATGAAACATTACAATAATCTTTATGAATATGAATGTTGATTCTCACATCGGGAAACTTGACATCGACATTAGGTCGAGTACCATCAGTGTCACGAAACTTATCTACAATGGCATCTTTTACCTTTTGAGAAACATAGAGCGAATGTGAAAAATTATCTGAATTCACCGTAGAATCAATAGCGAATGTGGTGTCTACAGATAAAAACTCGCCCCAATCCATCGAATATATTTTGCGATAAAGTTCTTTCTCTGTGCGTACCGAAAACGAGTGTATCGGTTTGATAATTTTTATGGCCGTTCTTAGACACAAATTTGCCTTGTACATAAAGCCGGTATCACCTTCGAAGGAAACATTTCGAACCCCAGTGACAATATTACCGCCACCAAGATCCTTAATTTCCTTTGCCAGAATTTCCTCAAAGCCAAAAAGTGTTTTGGCGACCATTTTAAAATTAGCACCCATAGAAATGATATGAAAGTTGC
This window harbors:
- a CDS encoding ornithine--oxo-acid transaminase codes for the protein MSVLEKITSEDAIALEDKYGAHNYHPLPVVLNRGEGVYVWDVEGKKYYDFLSAYSAVNQGHCHAKIVGAMTEQAQTLTLTSRAFYNDMLGKYEKYVTETFGFDKLLPMNTGAEAVETALKVCRKWAYEQKGIAENEAQIIVCENNFHGRTTTIISFSNDEVARKNFGPYTAGFLKIEYDNLEVLEETLKNNSNIAGFLVEPIQGEAGVYVPKEGYLSKAKALCKKYGVLFIADEVQTGIARTGKMLAVDHENVKPDILILGKALSGGAYPVSAVLADDAVMGVIRPGNHGSTFGGNPVAAAVGMAALEVVKNENLAENAMKLGELFREELNKFIPTSNIVNEVRGKGLLNAILINDTEESSTAWDICIALRDNGLLAKPTHGNIIRFAPPLVMNKEQLRECVSIITSTLKQFEK
- a CDS encoding putative N6-adenine-specific DNA methylase translates to MVAKTLFGFEEILAKEIKDLGGGNIVTGVRNVSFEGDTGFMYKANLCLRTAIKIIKPIHSFSVRTEKELYRKIYSMDWGEFLSVDTTFAIDSTVNSDNFSHSLYVSQKVKDAIVDKFRDTDGTRPNVDVKFPDVRINIHIHKDYCNVSLDSSGRSLHQRGYRTATNIAPINEVLASGLLLMSGWDGQCDFLDPMCGSGTFLTEAAMIACNIPANINRKEFAFEKWNDFDESLFDKIVDVCLNKTREFHHKIIGYDKAPSAVRKATDNAANANLSDYITIERKNFFQTEKFTDAKLHMVFNPPYGERLNLDMEEFYGSIGDTLKQSYPGTEAWFITSNLEALKYVGLRPSRKIKVFNSHLESRLVKYVMYEGSKKAKYQKAD
- a CDS encoding Smr domain-containing protein; protein product: MGVFAVGDRVETIDDIIGGEVVKVDSNEITIETNDGFILKFMPSELVIIEGGQIQVSHYEASQIKAEKEQTKKRQSKAIKSKERNAPKMEVDLHINQLTTSTRGLSNFDMLNLQLETAKRQLEFAMRKRIQKIIFIHGVGEGVLKEELYYLFRRYENVKYYDADYQKYGLGATEVYIYHNI
- a CDS encoding 23S rRNA m(5)U-1939 methyltransferase, coding for MRKNRRKQVFENVEVIDAGAKGKTIGKAPDGRVIFLTNTVPGDVVDVQTTKKRKAYFEGVATQFHKLSDKRVEPECQHFGVCGGCKWQDMGYEHQLYYKQKEVENNLKRIGHLELPEITPILGSKEQYFYRNKMEFSFSDSRWLTLNEIQSDIEITDKNALGFHIPGMWDKILDIKKCHLQRDPSNAIRLATRNFADANGLSFFNPRHQHGLLRTLMIRTASTGELMVLIQFYEDDVEKRELLLNHLKDTFPEITALLYVVNQKQNDTIYDQEIVCFDGRDHIFEEMEGLKFKITAKSFYQTNSEQAYQLYKITRDFADLDGNELVYDLYTGTGTIAQFVAKKAKKVVGIESVPEAIEDAKANAERNQIENVNFFVGDMKNVFNETFIQQNGIPDVIITDPPRDGMHKDVVQQILNIAPDKVVYVSCNSATQARDLALMKDVYKVAKVRPVDMFPQTHHVENVVLLKKI